One window of the Hyperolius riggenbachi isolate aHypRig1 chromosome 5, aHypRig1.pri, whole genome shotgun sequence genome contains the following:
- the MYD88 gene encoding myeloid differentiation primary response protein MyD88 yields the protein MASSSDQADICFNSIPLIALNYSTRQRLSLYLNPDATVAYNWTKLAEEMDYDYLEIRNFERFPNPTFTLLEDWQKKHSQATVGELLRLLEKIERDDLKDVTSLIEKDCKKYLKKQKEQSQPSPVQDGTVDSSWGKDITLRDDPSGYLPEQFDAFICYCAQDISFVQEMICRLEQTKHNLKLCVFDRDVLPGTCLWSITSELIEKRCRKMVVVISDDYLDSPECDFQTKFALSLQPGARERRLIPVKHKPMRKPFPSILRFITVCDYTNPHIQSWFWDRLARALKTPQTPTFRAGSGTSSSGL from the exons ATGGCTTCCTCATCAGATCAGGCTGATATTTGCTTCAATTCAATTCCACTCATTGCTTTGAACTACAGTACCAGGCAGAGGCTGTCTTTATATCTTAACCCTGATGCAACAGTGGCTTACAACTGGACTAAATTGGCAGAGGAAATGGATTATGACTATCTGGAGATACGGAACTTCGAGAGATTTCCTAACCCGACCTTCACCCTCCTGGAAGACTGGCAGAAAAAGCACTCACAGGCCACTGTCGGGGAGCTGCTGAGGCTGCTGGAGAAGATTGAAAGGGATGATCTTAAAGATGTTACTTCTTTGATAG AAAAAGACTGTAAGAAGTATTTGAAAAAGCAAAAAGAGCAAAGCCAGCCATCACCAGTACAAGATGGGACAGTGGACAGCAGCTGGGGAAAGGATATCACACTGCGTGACGACCCTTCAG GCTATCTGCCAGAGCAGTTTGATGCCTTCATCTGCTATTGTGCCCAGGACATAAGCTTTGTGCAGGAAATGATCTGTCGGCTGGAGCAGACTAAACATAACCTGAAGCTGTGCGTGTTTGACAGAGACGTCCTCCCTGGTACATGTCTGTGGTCCATAACAAGTGAGCTcatagaaaaaag GTGTAGGAAGATGGTGGTGGTCATATCTGACGACTATTTGGACAGCCCAGAGTGTGATTTCCAGACCAAATTTGCTCTTAGTCTTCAACCGG GTGCTCGTGAGAGAAGACTTATTCCAGTGAAACACAAACCTATGAGGAAACCGTTTCCCAGCATCCTCCGCTTCATTACTGTGTGTGACTATACAAACCCCCACATACAGAGCTGGTTCTGGGACAGGCTCGCCAGGGCTCTGAAGACTCCGCAAACCCCCACATTCAGGGCTGGTTCTGGGACAAGCTCATCAGGGCTGTGA